In Pangasianodon hypophthalmus isolate fPanHyp1 chromosome 3, fPanHyp1.pri, whole genome shotgun sequence, a single genomic region encodes these proteins:
- the LOC128318029 gene encoding uncharacterized protein LOC128318029: protein MKYHFQDGDTKTPAAFLNELKAQSTPILGNVLIHIRLVFKNLTRVPTEAEVLKAANALLEPNARTVRDLTTQKLNEPVSIQNVTYQKIDSNSYFISFAFQIRDVNISKDIQLMNITYDIIQNSINSLLNTILNAKGAHSFDFPRANYLINGTVIVADSEFIFVEGETKWTPSGFLAAILNISGLLNFTTPAAQTTPPVHVVLRPTVQAHNSTSGGNAAWILAIIIPCSIVIILIPCWILLCCLLCGCCAGLRRRYNRRRSYNVQRTT from the exons ATGAAGTAccacttccaagatggagacactaaaacaccagcagccttcctgAATGAGCTTAAAGCCCAGAGCACACCTAT ATTGGGGAACGTCCTGATACACATTCGTCTAGTTTTTAAGAACTTGACCAGAGTACCCACTGAGGCTGAGGTTCTCAAAGCTGCTAATGCTCTGCTGGAACCAAATGCCAGAACAGTGCGAGATCTTACAACACAAAAACTGAACGAACCTGTGAGCATACAGAACGTCACCTATCAGA AAATTGACAGCAACTCATACTTTATCAGCTTTGCATTCCAAATCCGTGATGTGAACATCTCCAAGGACATCCAGCTGATGAACATAACATATGATATAATCCAAAACAGCATCAACAGCCTG CTGAACACTATTCTGAATGCAAAAGGTGCTCATTCGTTTGACTTCCCACGAGCAAACTACCT gATTAATGGTACAGTCATTGTGGCTGATTCAGAATTCATCTTTGTGGAAGGTGAAACCAAGTGGACACCAAGTGGATTTCTTGCTGCAATACTCAACATTAGCGGTCTGTTGAACTTCACCACTCCTGCTGCTCAAACAACCCCCCCTGTCCATGTAGTCCTGAGGCCCACAGTCCAAGCACACAACAGCACCTCTGGGGGAAATGCTGCATGGATCCTGGCCATCATTATCCCCTGCAGTATAGTCATTATTCTCATACCGTGCTGGATTCTGCTCTGC TGTCTGCTGTGTGGCTGCTGTGCTGGTTTAAGGAGGCGCTACAACAGAAGACGGTCCTACAATGTCCAACGCACAACATGA
- the LOC113524725 gene encoding uncharacterized protein LOC113524725, translating to MKYHFQDGNTKTPAAFLNELKAQSTPILGNVLIYIRLVFKNLSRVPTEAEVLKAANALLDAKIRRARDLTTQKLNEPVSIQNVTYQKTDSNSYIINFGFQISDVNISKDIQLRSETYDLIQSTINSLLNTILSDKNATPFVFPRANYTFNGTVVVADSEYVFVEGETKWTPSGFLSAILNISGLSNFTTPAAQTTPPVHVVLRPTVQINNTTSGGNAAWILAIIIPCSIVIILIPCWILLCCLLCGCCAGLRRRYNRRRSYNVQYTTRNGLF from the exons ATGAAGTACCACTTCCAAGATGGAAACACCAAAACGCCAGCAGCCTTCCTGAATGAGCTTAAAGCCCAGAGCACACCTAT ATTGGGGAATGTCCTGATATACATTCGTCTAGTTTTTAAGAACTTGTCCAGAGTCCCTACTGAGGCTGAGGTTCTCAAAGCTGCTAATGCTCTGCTGGATGCAAAGATCAGAAGAGCACGAGATCTTACAACACAAAAACTGAACGAACCTGTGAGCATACAGAATGTCACCTATCAGA AAACTGACAGCAACTCATACATTATCAACTTTGGATTCCAAATCAGTGATGTGAACATCTCCAAGGACATCCAGCTGAGGAGCGAAACATATGATTTAATCCAAAGCACCATCAACAGCCTG ctgaacaCTATTCTGAGTGATAAAAATGCTACTCCTTTTGTCTTCCCACGAGCAAACTACAC gTTTAATGGTACAGTCGTTGTGGCTGATTCAGAATACGTCTTTGTGGAAGGTGAAACCAAGTGGACACCAAGTGGATTTCTTTCTGCAATACTCAACATTAGCGGTCTGTCGAACTTCACCACTCCTGCTGCTCAAACAACGCCCCCTGTCCATGTAGTCCTGAGGCCCACAGTCCAAATAAACAACACCACCTCTGGGGGAAATGCTGCATGGATCCTGGCCATCATTATCCCCTGCAGTATAGTCATTATTCTCATACCGTGCTGGATTCTGCTCTGC TGTCTGCTGTGTGGCTGCTGTGCTGGTTTAAGGAGGCGCTACAACAGAAGACGGTCCTACAATGTTCAATACACAACACGAAATGGActcttttaa